The Sphingomonas donggukensis genomic interval GATCTGCTCGGGCGTGGCGCCCTCCATCAGCAACTTCATCGCCTCGACCTGGCGCGGCATCAGCATACGGTTGCCGATGAAGCCGTGGCAGACGCCGGCGACCACCGCGACCTTCCTGATCTTTTTCGCCAGCGCCATGACGGTCGCCAGCACGTCGCCCGCGGTCTTGTCGCCGCGCACGACCTCGAGCAGCTTCATGACATTGGCCGGCGAGAAGAAGTGCATGCCCACCACGTCCTCGGGACGCTTCGTGCTCGCCGCGATCTCGTTCACGTCGAGGTAGGAGGTGTTCGACGCCAGGATCGCGCCCGGCTTGCAGATCGCGTCGAGCTTGCCGAAGATGTCCTTCTTGACGCCCATCTCCTCATACACTGCCTCGATCACGAGATCGCAGTCGGCGAGGTCTTCCATCTTCAGCGTCGGGGTGAGCGCGCCCATCGCGGCCTCGACCTGCTCTGGCTTCATGCGGCCCTTGGCGGCGCTGGCTTCGTAGTTCTTGCGGATGGTGCCGGTGCCGCGGTCGAGCGCCTCCTGCTGCATCTCGACGATCGTGACGGGAATGCCGGCCGACAGGAAGTTCATCGAGATGCCGCCGCCCATCGTGCCGGCGCCGATCACGCCGACCTTGCGGATGTCGCGCAGCTTCGTGTCCTCGGCAACGTCGTCGATCTTCGCGGCCTTGCGCTCGGCGAAGAAGATATGGCGCTGGGCGGCGGACTGGACGCCGAACATCAGTTTCATGAACTGCTCGCGCTCGAACGCGATGCCTTCCTCGAAGCTCGCGCCGGATGCAGCCTTCTCGACGCAGGCGATGTTGGCGGCGGGTGCCTCGAACCCGCGGAAGCGGCGGGCATTTTCCTTGGTGAAGGCAGCGACCGCGTCGGGATCGGCCTCGACCGACTTCTCGGAAGCACGGGGCAGGGGCTTGCCGATCACTTCGCGGGCGAAGGCGATGGCATCGGCTTCCAGGCTGTCCTCGCCGGCGAGCCGGTCGATTAGGCCCGCGCCCTGCGCGACCTTGGCGGGAATGGGGTCGCCCTTCGCGGTCATCTCCAGCGCCAGTTTCACGCCGGCGATGCGTGGCAGGCGCTGTGTGCCGCCGGCGCCGGGCAGCAGGCCGAGCTTCACCTCGGGCGTGCCGATCTTCGCCGATGGTACCGCAATCCGGTAGTGGCAGCCGAGGGTCACCTCGCACCCGCCGCCCAGCGCCGTGCCGTGGATCGCGGCGATGACCGGCTTGGTCGATGCCTCGATCTGGTCGACGACCGTCGGCAGGCCCGGTTCCTGCATCGCCTTGCCGAATTCGGTGATGTCGGCACCCGCGAAGAACGTGCGCCCTTCGCAACGGATGACCATCGCCTCGACCTGCGGGTCGGCCAGGCCCTCCTTGATCCCGGCCTCGAGCCCCTGACGCACCGCGGCGCCGAGCGCGTTGACCGGCGGGTTGTTCGACGTGATGACCAAGACGTTGCCGTCCTTGCGGGTGGTGATGGGGTTGGTCATGGATTTCCTTTCAAACTCATCCGTTCGTTTCAAGCGAAGTCGAGAAACGGGTGGCGGGGCATCGGTCACGTTTCTCGACTGCGCTCGAAACGAACGGTGGGAATTAGGTCAATTCAGCGCCGAATAGATCATCGTCTTCAGTTCGCGGCGGATCGGATAGGTGTTGCTGGGCGACATTTGCGTCATGAAGATCATGATGATGCGCTCCACGGGATCGATGAAGAACGCGGTCGAGAACAGCCCGCCCCAGTAGAATTCGCCGACCGATCCCGGTACCAGTGTCGGCGCGACGTCGATGGTGACCGCGAAGCCGAGGCCGAAGCCGACCCCGGCGTTGGTCGCTTCCGAAAACATCGACCGGCTCATGCTGGCAAGGTCGGCGCTCCCGGGCAGGTGATTCATCGTCATCAGCGCGACCGACTTGCGCGAAAGGATGCGCGCGCCGTCCAGCGTGCCGCCATCCAGCAGCATCCGGCAGAACCGATGATAGTCGAGCGCGGTCGAGACCAGCCCGCCGCCGCCGGAGACCAGCTTAGGCGCCCGGCTCCACGCCGATGCCGCTCCCTGGTCGTACATCACGCGGCCTTTGCCGGGCGCCAGCGTATAGCAGTCGGTCAGGCGATCGATCTTGTCGGCGGGCACTTCGAAGAAGGTGTCGTGCATGCCGAGCGGCGCGAAGATGCGGGTGCGGAATACTTCGGCCAGCGGCATTTCGGCGACACGCTGCACGACCAGCCCGAGAAGGTCGGTCGATACCGAGTAGTTCCACGCCTCACCGGGTGAAAACTCGAGCGGCAGCTTCCCCAGCGCCGCGGCGAAGCCGTCGAGGTCGAGGTTGCCGTGCCAGCTTTCGATCCTGCCCTCGCGGTAGGCGGCGTCGATGTTCGAACGGTTCTGGAACCCGTAGGTGAGCCCCGACGTGTGCCGCAGCAGGTCGATCATCCGCATAGGCTCGGCGGTTGGCTTGGTCGCGAACGCCATGCCGGCACCGCCGCCGTTGTAGACGCCGACGCCCTTCAGTTCGGGGACGACGTGGTGGACCGGGGTGTCGAGCGCGACCCGACCCTCCTCGACCAATTGCATGAACGCGACCGACGTCACCGGCTTGGTCATGCTGGCGATGCGGAACAGGCTGGCGTCATCGACCGCCGCGCCGCCTTCCCGCGCCGCGCCCATCGACGACAGGTGGACGATCGCGTCGTCGCGACCGATCAGCAGTTGCGCGTTGGGCAGCTTGCCGTTGGCGACGTAATTCGCGTCGAGGAAGGCATCGATCCGGGCCAGGCGACCGGCGTCGAAGCCATGATCCTCGGGCTTCGCGATTGTCATGGCTGGCCCATACCCCTGTTTCGAAACATTACCGGCGGCCCGCCCGGCGGGTGCGGCGTCTCTATCGCCTTGAGCGCCGCGCGAATCAACACTAAACCGTGTCGGGAACCGGCGTCCGCGCCCAAACCGAATATTCAACTGGAGAGCGCGCCTTGGCCGAAAAACCCCTGATCGCCCTCGATCCCGCATGGCCCAGGATGACGCAGGAGCAGGCGAAGGCGCTGCTGTGTGCGCCCGGCGAGCGGTTCGAAATGGATACGGTGTCGGTCGGCGGCGTGCCGACGCGGGTGTGGAAGAATGCGCCGCCCAATCTGTCGCTGCTGATCCAGTTCGGGCGCAGCCACGGCGACCGCGCGTTCATAGTCCATGAGGGCGAGCGGATCAGCTACGACGCGACGGTGCGCGCCGTCGCGCATCTTGCCACCCGGATGCGCGAGATGGGCGTGGGGAAGGGCGACCGCGTCGCGCTGACCATGCGGAACCTGCC includes:
- a CDS encoding serine hydrolase domain-containing protein, with translation MTIAKPEDHGFDAGRLARIDAFLDANYVANGKLPNAQLLIGRDDAIVHLSSMGAAREGGAAVDDASLFRIASMTKPVTSVAFMQLVEEGRVALDTPVHHVVPELKGVGVYNGGGAGMAFATKPTAEPMRMIDLLRHTSGLTYGFQNRSNIDAAYREGRIESWHGNLDLDGFAAALGKLPLEFSPGEAWNYSVSTDLLGLVVQRVAEMPLAEVFRTRIFAPLGMHDTFFEVPADKIDRLTDCYTLAPGKGRVMYDQGAASAWSRAPKLVSGGGGLVSTALDYHRFCRMLLDGGTLDGARILSRKSVALMTMNHLPGSADLASMSRSMFSEATNAGVGFGLGFAVTIDVAPTLVPGSVGEFYWGGLFSTAFFIDPVERIIMIFMTQMSPSNTYPIRRELKTMIYSALN
- a CDS encoding 3-hydroxyacyl-CoA dehydrogenase NAD-binding domain-containing protein; this encodes MTNPITTRKDGNVLVITSNNPPVNALGAAVRQGLEAGIKEGLADPQVEAMVIRCEGRTFFAGADITEFGKAMQEPGLPTVVDQIEASTKPVIAAIHGTALGGGCEVTLGCHYRIAVPSAKIGTPEVKLGLLPGAGGTQRLPRIAGVKLALEMTAKGDPIPAKVAQGAGLIDRLAGEDSLEADAIAFAREVIGKPLPRASEKSVEADPDAVAAFTKENARRFRGFEAPAANIACVEKAASGASFEEGIAFEREQFMKLMFGVQSAAQRHIFFAERKAAKIDDVAEDTKLRDIRKVGVIGAGTMGGGISMNFLSAGIPVTIVEMQQEALDRGTGTIRKNYEASAAKGRMKPEQVEAAMGALTPTLKMEDLADCDLVIEAVYEEMGVKKDIFGKLDAICKPGAILASNTSYLDVNEIAASTKRPEDVVGMHFFSPANVMKLLEVVRGDKTAGDVLATVMALAKKIRKVAVVAGVCHGFIGNRMLMPRQVEAMKLLMEGATPEQIDRVHVEFGMPMGPFQMSDLAGVDIGWHRDPTRIESIRDALAAENRWGQKTKAGFYDYDDKRNPSASPRVAEIIEDFRKKTGTAQHEVTDQEIVERTLYPMVNEGALILEEGKAQRASDIDVVWIYGYGWPVYRGGPMFWADTEGLPKIVAGLEKHGFAVAKLLKDKADKGERFN